A single window of Scylla paramamosain isolate STU-SP2022 chromosome 41, ASM3559412v1, whole genome shotgun sequence DNA harbors:
- the LOC135092957 gene encoding uncharacterized protein LOC135092957 — translation MLLLKLVVVVVVVVAVVVKGDSTDTKTFLTEEREEPAKHRGDVLDLEDQFRLKRSPVFVVLRSLFSKKRPPPKAPRPSYGPPRKAPKPSYGPPPKAPSKAPSSSYGPPPKAPSPSYGPPPKAASPSYGPPPKAPSPSYGPPPKAPSPSYGPPPKAPSPSYGPPPKAPSPSYGPPPKAPSPSYGPPPKAPSPSYGPPPKAPSPSYGPPPKAPSPSYGPPPKAPSPSYGPPPKAPSPSYGPPPKAPSPSYGPPPKAPSPSYGPPPKAPSPSYGPPPKAPSPSYGPPPKAPSPSYGPPPKAPSPSYGPPPKAPSPSYGPPPKAPSPSYGPPPKAPSPSYGPPPKAPSPSYGPPPKAPSPSYGPPPKAPSPSYGPPPKAPSPSYGPPPKAPSPSYGPPPKAPSPSYGPPPKAPSPSYGPPPKAPSPSYGPPPKAPSPSYGPPPKAPSPSYGPPPKAPSPSYGPPPKAPSPSYGPPPKAPSPSYGPPPKAPSPSYGPPPKAPSPSYGPPPKAPSPSYGPPPKAPSPSYGPPPKAPSPSYGPPPKAPSPSYGPPPKAPSPSYGPPPKAPSSSYGAP, via the exons ATGTTACTGCTGAAACTG gtggtggtggtggtggtggtagtggcagtggtggtgaagggtgaCAGCACAGACACCAAGACCTTTCTGacggaggagcgggaggagccAGCTAAAC ATCGTGGCGATGTGCTGGACCTGGAGGACCAGTTCAGGCTGAAGCGCTCCCCTGTCTTCGTTGTCCTTCGCTCCCTGTTCAGCAAGAAGAGGCCTCCTCCAAAGGCTCCCAGGCCATCCTATGGCCCTCCCCGAAAAGCTCCTAAGCCATCCTACGGGCCACCACCCAAGGCTCCTTCAAAGGCCCCCAGCTCATCCTACGGTCCTCCCCCCAAGGCCCCCAGCCCATCCTATGGTCCTCCTCCCAAGGCTGCCAGCCCATCCTATGGACCCCCTCCCAAGGCCCCCAGCCCATCCTACGGACCCCCTCCCAAGGCTCCCAGCCCATCCTACGGACCTCCTCCCAAGGCCCCCAGCCCATCCTATGGCCCCCCTCCCAAGGCTCCCAGCCCATCCTATGGACCTCCTCCCAAGGCTCCCAGCCCATCCTACGGACCCCCTCCCAAGGCCCCCAGCCCATCCTATGGACCCCCTCCGAAGGCCCCCAGCCCATCCTATGGACCCCCTCCCAAGGCTCCCAGCCCATCCTATGGTCCTCCTCCCAAGGCCCCCAGCCCATCCTACGGACCCCCTCCCAAGGCTCCCAGCCCATCCTATGGACCCCCTCCCAAGGCCCCCAGCCCATCCTACGGACCCCCTCCGAAGGCCCCCAGCCCATCCTATGGACCCCCTCCCAAGGCTCCCAGCCCATCCTACGGACCCCCTCCCAAGGCTCCCAGCCCATCCTACGGACCCCCTCCCAAGGCCCCCAGCCCATCCTACGGACCCCCTCCCAAGGCCCCCAGCCCATCCTACGGACCCCCTCCGAAGGCCCCCAGCCCATCCTATGGACCCCCTCCCAAGGCCCCCAGCCCATCCTACGGACCCCCTCCCAAGGCTCCCAGCCCATCCTACGGACCCCCTCCCAAGGCCCCCAGCCCATCCTATGGACCCCCTCCCAAGGCTCCCAGCCCATCCTACGGACCCCCTCCCAAGGCCCCCAGCCCATCCTATGGACCCCCTCCTAAGGCTCCCAGCCCATCCTATGGCCCTCCTCCCAAGGCTCCCAGCCCATCCTACGGACCTCCTCCCAAGGCCCCCAGCCCATCCTATGGACCCCCTCCCAAGGCCCCCAGCCCATCCTATGGTCCTCCTCCCAAGGCCCCCAGCCCATCCTATGGCCCTCCTCCCAAGGCTCCCAGCCCATCCTACGGACCCCCTCCCAAGGCTCCCAGCCCATCCTACGGACCACCTCCCAAGGCCCCCAGCCCATCCTACGGACCCCCTCCGAAGGCCCCCAGCCCATCCTATGGCCCTCCTCCCAAGGCTCCCAGCCCATCCTACGGACCTCCTCCCAAGGCCCCCAGCCCATCCTATGGACCCCCTCCCAAGGCTCCCAGCCCATCCTACGGACCTCCTCCCAAGGCCCCCAGCCCATCCTATGGACCCCCTCCCAAGGCCCCCAGCCCATCCTATGGTCCTCCTCCCAAGGCTCCCAGCCCATCCTATGGCCCTCCTCCCAAGGCTCCCAGCCCATCCTACGGACCCCCTCCCAAGGCTCCCAGCCCATCCTACGGACCCCCTCCCAAGGCTCCCAGCAGTTCATATGGCGCTCCTTAA